A single window of Gemmatimonadaceae bacterium DNA harbors:
- a CDS encoding hemolysin family protein, producing MAIRLAVIVVLLFLNGFFVAAEFALVRARRSRLEAMARRGNWMAKLAIRATQNLPRILSATQIGVTVASLAIGALAEDTLGPYVSAWLGGLPLGLDVGVRLAIGATAALAVVSYFHVVVGELVPRGAALHHPEEMAGWLTPPLLAFVWLTAPFSWLLNRSAQITLRLLGQGAGRAEENVHSPEELRILVEQSQEGGLLLPQDAHLIEGVFEFSEKNAREVMTPRTEIDALPAEATLDDTLRLVQTTHRSRYPVYEDSIDNVIGLVLAKDLLPVLYHPPAEFSLRQIMRPVHVVPGSREVEEVLADFKRLKEHMAIVLDEYGGTAGVVTMEDLLEEIVGEILDEYDEPLPPETLPAGDATLVPGSMNVGEFNERFALSVPDVDYTTIGGFVFGVLGRLPVAGDRVTAAGATFTVKELDGRRIETLAVKVAGDEKKPAAAPK from the coding sequence ATGGCCATACGCCTCGCGGTAATCGTCGTGCTGCTGTTCCTGAACGGGTTCTTCGTGGCCGCCGAGTTCGCGCTGGTGCGGGCGCGGCGGTCGCGTCTGGAGGCCATGGCGCGGCGCGGCAACTGGATGGCCAAGCTGGCCATCCGCGCCACCCAGAACCTGCCCCGGATACTCTCGGCCACGCAGATCGGGGTCACCGTGGCCAGCCTGGCCATCGGCGCGCTGGCCGAGGACACGCTGGGTCCGTACGTGTCGGCGTGGCTGGGAGGGTTGCCGCTGGGCCTCGACGTGGGCGTGCGACTGGCCATCGGCGCCACGGCGGCGTTGGCGGTGGTGAGCTACTTCCACGTGGTGGTGGGCGAGTTGGTGCCGCGTGGCGCAGCGCTGCACCACCCCGAAGAGATGGCCGGCTGGCTCACCCCGCCGCTGCTCGCGTTCGTGTGGCTCACGGCGCCCTTCTCCTGGCTGCTCAACCGGTCGGCCCAGATCACGCTGCGACTGCTCGGGCAGGGCGCGGGCCGGGCCGAGGAGAACGTCCACTCGCCCGAGGAACTGCGTATTCTGGTGGAGCAGAGCCAGGAAGGGGGCCTGCTGCTGCCGCAGGATGCCCACCTCATCGAGGGCGTATTTGAGTTCTCTGAAAAGAACGCCCGCGAGGTGATGACGCCGCGCACCGAGATCGACGCGCTGCCGGCGGAGGCGACGCTCGACGACACGCTGCGGCTGGTCCAGACCACCCACCGGTCGCGCTACCCGGTGTACGAGGACTCGATCGACAACGTGATCGGGCTGGTGCTGGCCAAGGACCTGCTGCCGGTGCTGTACCATCCGCCGGCCGAGTTCTCGCTGCGCCAGATCATGCGGCCGGTGCACGTGGTGCCGGGCTCTCGCGAGGTGGAGGAAGTGCTGGCCGACTTCAAGCGGCTCAAGGAGCACATGGCGATCGTGCTCGACGAATACGGCGGCACGGCCGGCGTGGTGACCATGGAGGACCTGCTGGAGGAGATCGTCGGCGAGATCCTGGATGAATACGACGAGCCGCTGCCGCCCGAGACGCTCCCGGCGGGGGACGCGACGCTGGTACCGGGTTCGATGAACGTCGGCGAGTTCAACGAGCGGTTCGCGCTGTCGGTGCCCGACGTCGACTACACGACCATCGGCGGGTTCGTGTTCGGGGTGCTGGGGCGCCTGCCGGTGGCGGGCGACCGGGTGACAGCGGCCGGCGCCACGTTCACGGTGAAGGAGTTGGACGGGCGGCGCATCGAGACATTGGCCGTGAAGGTGGCCGGCGACGAGAAGAAGCCGGCCGCGGCGCCCAAGTAG
- a CDS encoding cation diffusion facilitator family transporter, with translation MAHAHNHDHAGHRQSQKPGGETRSKGARALRVALALTLVLLVGEAVGGWLSNSLALLADAGHVLTDAGALGLSLFVAWFCRQQGSAEKTYGYLRWEILAALINGATLLGISGWILVEAILRLRNPEPVAGGLMLVVAVAGLAVNAAAALILHPVHGQNLNVRGAYLHVVGDLFASGGTVVAAILIRTTGWLPADPLASLLSTALIMRGAWSLVRESVDVLLESAPGHIPLDGVRARLVAIPGVESVHDLHVWTVSSGLVAASAHAVVREPADHQRVLEKAHDVLQELGIHHVTMQLERTEMDSRDAEHLH, from the coding sequence ATGGCGCACGCGCACAACCACGACCATGCCGGCCACCGCCAATCCCAAAAACCCGGCGGCGAGACGCGCTCCAAAGGCGCCAGGGCGCTGCGGGTGGCGCTTGCGCTCACCCTCGTCCTTCTCGTGGGCGAGGCCGTGGGTGGGTGGCTGTCCAATTCGCTGGCTCTGCTCGCCGATGCCGGCCATGTGCTCACCGACGCTGGAGCGCTCGGCTTGTCGCTGTTCGTCGCCTGGTTCTGCCGCCAGCAGGGCAGTGCCGAAAAGACGTACGGCTATCTGCGTTGGGAGATCCTGGCTGCGCTGATCAATGGGGCCACGCTGCTCGGCATCTCGGGCTGGATTCTGGTGGAGGCCATACTTCGACTGCGCAATCCGGAGCCCGTGGCGGGCGGCCTGATGCTCGTGGTCGCGGTGGCCGGCCTGGCAGTGAACGCCGCGGCGGCGCTCATTCTGCACCCGGTGCACGGCCAGAACCTGAACGTGCGCGGCGCGTACCTGCACGTCGTGGGTGATCTGTTCGCGTCGGGGGGCACCGTGGTGGCGGCCATTCTCATCAGAACCACCGGGTGGCTGCCCGCCGATCCGCTCGCGTCGCTGCTCAGCACCGCGCTCATCATGCGTGGGGCCTGGTCGCTGGTGCGTGAGTCGGTGGACGTGCTGCTCGAGTCGGCGCCGGGGCACATTCCGCTGGACGGTGTGCGGGCGCGGCTCGTGGCAATTCCTGGGGTTGAGAGCGTCCACGATCTGCACGTCTGGACCGTGTCGTCAGGCCTCGTGGCGGCCAGCGCGCACGCGGTGGTGCGGGAGCCCGCGGATCATCAGCGGGTGCTGGAGAAGGCGCACGACGTGCTGCAGGAGCTGGGAATCCATCACGTGACGATGCAGCTGGAACGGACGGAGATGGACAGCCGGGATGCCGAGCATCTTCATTAG
- a CDS encoding four helix bundle protein, with the protein MQNPRNLKVTNEAMALAVLTYRVTTAFPASERFGLSSQMRRAAVSVGSNIAEGCGRSGNAARLSFLHIALGSATELEFQLALALRLGLGRPADFPALSSQSSRVKGMLTRLIVALRRRPNTPAD; encoded by the coding sequence ATGCAGAATCCGCGCAATCTCAAAGTCACCAACGAGGCCATGGCGCTCGCCGTTCTCACCTACCGTGTCACCACCGCATTCCCGGCGAGTGAACGGTTCGGCCTCTCATCCCAGATGCGTCGGGCCGCTGTCTCCGTGGGCTCCAACATCGCCGAGGGGTGCGGCCGCTCCGGCAACGCGGCGCGACTCTCGTTTCTTCACATTGCGCTCGGCTCAGCCACCGAGCTGGAATTCCAGCTCGCCCTCGCCTTGCGGTTGGGTCTCGGCCGCCCGGCCGATTTTCCGGCGTTGTCCTCGCAGTCCTCGCGGGTCAAAGGCATGCTCACCCGCCTCATCGTCGCCCTTCGCCGCCGCCCCAATACACCGGCGGATTGA
- a CDS encoding DUF6632 domain-containing protein — MAGASNTRALSIALVVFGLIFVFGIYPLTIVWPSGWSWAPGGEQYLQMILGIYATLGVFLLLAARKPLQNLSLIWFTVWSSFVHAGIMAYQSMTDPMQHGHMIGDVAALFLVAIVLAVLTPRGQAAEV, encoded by the coding sequence ATGGCTGGCGCATCCAATACCCGCGCGCTGAGCATCGCCCTCGTCGTGTTCGGCCTCATCTTCGTGTTCGGCATCTACCCACTCACGATCGTGTGGCCGTCCGGCTGGAGCTGGGCCCCCGGCGGAGAGCAGTACCTCCAGATGATCCTGGGGATCTACGCCACGCTGGGCGTATTCCTGCTGCTCGCCGCGCGGAAGCCGCTGCAGAACCTGAGCCTTATCTGGTTCACGGTGTGGTCCAGTTTCGTGCACGCCGGGATCATGGCGTACCAGTCCATGACGGACCCCATGCAGCACGGCCACATGATAGGAGACGTCGCCGCGCTGTTCCTGGTGGCAATCGTGCTGGCGGTGCTCACGCCCCGCGGGCAGGCCGCAGAGGTCTAG
- the pdxA gene encoding 4-hydroxythreonine-4-phosphate dehydrogenase PdxA, protein MRLRLAVTLGDPRGIGPEIVAALRADPRVAAAADLVLVGPTGAGLDVDLAVGTWAPRQSAANAGRLAGLAIERAVALALAGDVQGIVTAPIDKAALLAGGYDYPGHTEMLAALTGERVAMMLASDRLRVVLATTHLALRDVPRAVTAGAIASAAAITRRGLQNWFGIAEPRIALCALNPHAGDGGRFGDEDDRVLAPAARASGLAGPFPADTVFVRALRGEFDAVIAPYHDVGMTAIKVASFGSAVNVTLGLPFPRTSPDHGTAMDIAGQGRADPSSIIAATLLAARIAARSPPDRAG, encoded by the coding sequence GTGCGACTGCGCCTCGCCGTCACCCTGGGCGACCCGCGCGGCATCGGGCCGGAGATCGTCGCCGCACTCCGCGCCGACCCGCGGGTAGCCGCGGCCGCCGATCTCGTGCTCGTGGGGCCCACCGGTGCCGGGCTCGACGTCGACCTCGCCGTGGGAACGTGGGCGCCCCGCCAGTCGGCCGCCAACGCGGGCCGGCTGGCGGGACTGGCCATCGAGCGCGCCGTGGCCCTGGCCCTCGCCGGCGACGTGCAGGGCATCGTCACCGCGCCCATCGACAAGGCGGCCCTGCTCGCCGGCGGCTACGACTACCCCGGTCATACCGAGATGCTGGCCGCGCTCACCGGCGAGCGCGTGGCCATGATGCTCGCCTCCGACCGGCTGCGCGTGGTGCTGGCTACCACGCATCTGGCGCTCCGCGACGTGCCGCGCGCCGTGACCGCTGGCGCCATCGCGTCGGCCGCCGCCATCACGCGGCGCGGGCTGCAGAACTGGTTCGGCATCGCCGAGCCGCGCATCGCCCTCTGCGCGCTCAACCCGCACGCCGGCGACGGCGGCCGGTTTGGCGACGAGGACGACCGCGTGCTCGCTCCCGCGGCGCGGGCCAGCGGCCTGGCCGGCCCATTCCCGGCCGATACCGTGTTCGTGCGCGCCCTGCGCGGCGAGTTCGACGCCGTCATCGCGCCGTATCACGACGTGGGCATGACGGCCATCAAGGTCGCTTCGTTCGGCAGCGCCGTGAACGTTACGCTGGGGCTGCCCTTTCCCCGCACCAGCCCCGACCACGGCACCGCGATGGATATCGCCGGACAGGGCCGGGCGGACCCGTCGAGCATCATCGCCGCCACACTGCTCGCGGCCCGGATCGCGGCGCGATCTCCGCCGGATCGCGCCGGCTAG
- a CDS encoding plastocyanin/azurin family copper-binding protein — MHGISRVMAVAALVAAVGCSGGSPMAPAGNGNTGGNNGGNNGGNGGSTSNSIAIGDNFFNPGATTVAVGTTVTWTWSTGTTHNVTFGDGTSSGDRSSGSYTRTFNSAGTFSYQCTIHAGMAGTITVM; from the coding sequence ATGCACGGTATTTCGCGAGTCATGGCGGTGGCGGCGCTGGTGGCGGCCGTCGGCTGCAGCGGGGGGAGCCCCATGGCCCCCGCCGGCAACGGGAACACTGGCGGAAACAACGGCGGGAATAACGGGGGCAACGGGGGCAGCACCAGCAATTCGATCGCGATCGGGGACAACTTCTTCAATCCCGGCGCGACCACTGTGGCGGTGGGCACCACCGTCACCTGGACCTGGAGCACGGGCACCACGCACAACGTCACCTTCGGCGACGGTACCTCGTCGGGCGACAGGAGCAGCGGGTCGTACACGCGTACGTTCAACAGTGCTGGGACGTTCAGTTACCAGTGCACGATTCACGCGGGGATGGCGGGGACGATCACGGTGATGTGA